In Gracilimonas sp., a single window of DNA contains:
- a CDS encoding glycerophosphodiester phosphodiesterase, producing the protein MRIYFVLIAVFMGSYNLSNAQPNMPELPIQLYSDDGDGFVIIGHRGASAYHPENTMSAFRAAFEMGAEMIELDVTLSKDGIPVVIHDETLERTTNGKGKVSSFTLSKLKKLDAGSWFSNTYRGEQIPTLEEVLEFARDKISVNIEIKPEAVTDELTDGIEEKAWELVKKYQMNEYVLFSSFDYRAITHLKELDVDISAALLYEKQQSKGRSPSRLVTDYSADAFNCSYREFSKKWADEADSEGFPVFVYTINHERRMKKMIKRGVSGIFSDKPDLLKKVVDNMWKTK; encoded by the coding sequence TTGAGAATCTATTTTGTATTGATTGCTGTATTTATGGGGAGTTATAATTTGTCAAACGCTCAACCCAATATGCCCGAGCTCCCAATTCAACTATATTCAGATGATGGTGACGGATTTGTAATAATCGGCCATCGTGGTGCAAGTGCTTATCATCCGGAGAACACTATGTCTGCCTTTCGTGCCGCTTTTGAGATGGGAGCCGAGATGATTGAATTGGATGTAACACTCAGTAAGGACGGTATTCCTGTTGTTATTCATGATGAGACACTCGAAAGGACAACAAATGGAAAAGGCAAGGTTTCATCATTTACACTCAGTAAACTAAAAAAGTTAGATGCCGGATCGTGGTTCAGTAATACGTACCGTGGCGAGCAGATACCAACTTTGGAAGAAGTACTTGAGTTTGCCAGGGATAAAATTTCGGTGAACATTGAAATTAAGCCGGAAGCGGTAACAGATGAACTCACAGATGGTATAGAGGAAAAAGCGTGGGAACTCGTGAAAAAGTATCAGATGAATGAGTATGTATTGTTCTCAAGCTTCGATTACCGGGCAATAACTCATTTGAAGGAATTGGATGTGGACATCTCAGCGGCATTGCTTTATGAAAAACAACAATCTAAGGGGCGTTCACCGTCCCGGCTGGTTACCGATTACAGTGCGGACGCCTTTAACTGCAGTTATCGGGAATTTTCCAAAAAATGGGCCGATGAAGCGGATAGTGAAGGTTTTCCGGTCTTTGTTTATACCATAAATCATGAACGTCGCATGAAAAAAATGATCAAGAGAGGAGTGAGTGGTATTTTTTCAGATAAACCGGACTTACTGAAAAAAGTTGTTGATAACATGTGGAAAACAAAGTAG
- the rlmB gene encoding 23S rRNA (guanosine(2251)-2'-O)-methyltransferase RlmB: MPKSENFFIYGRNPVEEALQNRPNEVDKVFVKNNIKASTYQNINDLALENEVPLVKVPGAKIYNLVGKVNDQGFVAQLSAAKYTNFFNWVETLILSKNPAVLLLHGIEDPHNFGAILRSAAAAGIEAVIIPMQNQAPVNATVFKTSAGTAGRIPIIRVHNLNQGLKDLKATGFSIVGLDGNASQSLWEADLDRPIAFLIGSEGEGIHPENLKRCDSLIKIPMENNVESLNASVSAALVCYEWVRRK; the protein is encoded by the coding sequence ATGCCAAAATCAGAGAATTTTTTCATTTATGGACGCAATCCTGTAGAAGAAGCCTTACAGAACCGGCCTAATGAGGTAGATAAAGTGTTTGTAAAAAATAATATCAAAGCAAGCACTTACCAAAATATCAATGATCTTGCACTAGAAAACGAGGTTCCATTAGTAAAGGTTCCCGGAGCTAAAATCTATAACCTCGTAGGTAAAGTAAACGACCAGGGATTTGTAGCCCAGTTAAGTGCCGCCAAATACACGAACTTTTTTAATTGGGTTGAAACTTTGATCCTTTCTAAAAATCCGGCTGTACTGCTTCTTCATGGAATTGAAGATCCTCACAATTTTGGCGCAATTTTGCGCTCAGCTGCTGCTGCCGGCATTGAGGCCGTAATTATACCCATGCAAAATCAAGCTCCTGTAAATGCGACTGTATTTAAAACTTCAGCGGGTACTGCCGGGCGAATTCCCATTATCCGGGTCCATAATTTAAATCAGGGATTAAAAGACTTAAAAGCTACCGGTTTTTCCATTGTTGGGCTCGATGGCAACGCTTCGCAAAGCTTGTGGGAAGCCGACTTGGATCGACCTATAGCTTTTTTAATTGGGAGTGAGGGCGAAGGCATACACCCGGAAAACCTCAAACGTTGCGACTCCCTCATCAAAATCCCCATGGAAAATAATGTGGAATCACTGAATGCCTCTGTTAGTGCCGCCTTGGTGTGTTATGAATGGGTACGCCGCAAATAA
- a CDS encoding CTP synthase, which translates to MSTKYIFVTGGVTSSLGKGIICASLGRLLVAQGLKVTIQKLDPYINVDPGTMNPYEHGEVYVTDDGAETDLDLGHYERFLDIKTSQSNNVTTGRIYYDVISKERQGAYLGKTVQVIPHITDEIQSHVLKLGQSGNYDVVIIEIGGTVGDIESLPYIEAVRQLRYNVGRQNTLSIHLTLVPYLAAAGELKTKPTQHSVKTLSESGLQPDILVCRTEQPLDETIRRKVAQFCNVDLEDVIESIDARSIYEVPLLMQEEGLDKRVIEKLKLETKEPNLDNWIGFVEAVCNPSGEINIALVGKYVEHHDSYKSIVEAFIHAGAVNDCKVNIRWIQSDILNRKNVAEELKDISGVLVAPGFGGRGIDGKLAAVEHARVNNIPFFGICLGMQCAVIEYARNVCGWEDSNSTEFNEDTEYPIIDIMHDQKDIENMGGTMRLGKYACKLDKSSKAYEAYGTENIEERHRHRYEVNNNLRYKLTENGMILAGMNPERDLVEIVEVPGHPWFVGVQFHPELKSTVNNPHQLFVDFVKASLKHAKSLKLYKPLKKTKAVADKS; encoded by the coding sequence ATGTCTACTAAATATATTTTTGTAACCGGAGGGGTTACGTCATCACTTGGAAAAGGTATAATTTGTGCATCTCTTGGGCGTCTGCTCGTAGCGCAAGGCCTTAAAGTTACCATTCAAAAACTGGATCCATACATTAATGTAGATCCGGGAACCATGAATCCTTACGAACATGGGGAAGTTTACGTAACTGATGATGGTGCTGAAACAGATCTTGATCTGGGACATTACGAACGTTTTTTGGATATCAAAACCTCTCAAAGTAATAATGTAACTACCGGCAGAATTTACTATGATGTCATTTCCAAAGAGCGTCAAGGGGCATATCTTGGAAAAACGGTTCAGGTAATTCCACACATTACGGATGAAATTCAATCCCATGTTTTAAAACTGGGGCAGTCAGGTAATTATGATGTGGTAATCATAGAAATTGGCGGAACGGTGGGTGATATCGAGAGTTTACCCTATATCGAGGCTGTTCGTCAATTACGTTATAATGTGGGGCGACAGAATACACTTTCTATACATCTCACTTTGGTTCCTTATTTAGCAGCCGCAGGGGAACTGAAAACCAAACCTACTCAGCATTCCGTAAAAACACTTTCTGAAAGCGGACTTCAGCCTGATATACTTGTATGCCGTACAGAACAACCCTTAGATGAAACTATTAGAAGAAAGGTAGCTCAATTTTGTAATGTGGATTTAGAGGATGTGATTGAGTCCATAGATGCACGAAGTATCTACGAAGTCCCTCTTTTAATGCAGGAAGAAGGACTTGACAAGCGTGTAATCGAAAAGCTGAAATTAGAAACTAAAGAGCCAAATCTTGATAACTGGATTGGTTTTGTGGAGGCGGTTTGCAATCCTTCCGGGGAGATCAATATTGCGCTTGTTGGAAAGTATGTAGAGCATCACGATTCCTATAAATCCATCGTAGAAGCTTTTATTCATGCCGGGGCTGTAAATGACTGTAAAGTAAATATCAGGTGGATTCAATCTGATATTCTTAATAGAAAAAATGTAGCTGAGGAGCTTAAAGATATTTCAGGTGTGTTGGTAGCTCCCGGATTTGGAGGCAGAGGTATTGACGGAAAGTTAGCAGCCGTTGAACATGCTCGTGTAAACAATATTCCTTTTTTTGGAATTTGTCTGGGAATGCAATGTGCAGTTATTGAGTATGCAAGAAATGTATGCGGTTGGGAAGATTCTAATAGTACTGAGTTTAATGAAGACACAGAGTATCCTATTATTGATATTATGCACGACCAGAAAGACATTGAAAATATGGGCGGTACAATGCGGTTGGGTAAGTACGCTTGTAAGCTTGATAAAAGCTCAAAAGCATATGAAGCTTATGGAACAGAAAATATTGAAGAAAGGCATCGCCATCGCTATGAAGTGAATAATAATCTGCGCTATAAGTTGACTGAGAATGGGATGATTTTAGCCGGAATGAATCCCGAACGCGATTTAGTTGAAATCGTTGAAGTTCCCGGGCATCCTTGGTTTGTAGGGGTTCAGTTTCACCCGGAATTAAAAAGTACGGTGAATAATCCACAC